A genomic window from Candidatus Tiamatella incendiivivens includes:
- a CDS encoding aldo/keto reductase, which yields MIYIGLWQAGSRLWSSTNLDNVSKAIQKAIELGLTYFDTAEIYGWGRSERLLGNIVKELKDVFIVSKVGGFRWTENDIAKAASRIRGRLGRDSIDLLLSHWPPPFYADICRIIHGLEKAIDQGYASNIGLSNYPSNLLEKAVQCTRKYKIKTNQIQYSLAYRTPELNIIQETKKLNIKIMAWSPLAKGALATSRVTREPARMSDPVFRRALKDKNLHNALEDISRQLGLTKAQVAVSWINIKGIDPVVGIRKPEHVEDLAKIKDYTLPEWAVRKLDQVSMQYINAWGTRYKVLGKMRYIPGLLQHLSIRVLGGV from the coding sequence ATGATCTACATAGGTTTATGGCAGGCAGGAAGCCGTCTATGGTCGTCAACCAACTTAGATAATGTAAGTAAAGCTATTCAGAAAGCGATTGAATTAGGGTTAACATATTTCGACACAGCGGAAATCTATGGATGGGGTAGATCAGAGAGATTACTAGGGAACATAGTCAAGGAACTCAAAGACGTGTTTATCGTTTCGAAAGTAGGTGGCTTCAGGTGGACTGAAAACGATATAGCGAAAGCAGCAAGCAGAATTAGAGGAAGACTCGGTAGGGATTCTATTGATTTACTACTGTCACACTGGCCCCCGCCTTTCTATGCTGATATATGCCGTATAATCCACGGATTAGAAAAAGCCATAGACCAAGGTTATGCAAGCAATATAGGACTCAGTAATTATCCATCCAATCTCCTAGAAAAAGCCGTACAGTGCACAAGGAAATATAAGATAAAAACAAATCAGATACAATACAGCTTAGCCTATAGGACGCCGGAACTGAATATTATCCAGGAAACAAAGAAATTAAACATAAAAATAATGGCATGGAGTCCACTTGCAAAAGGAGCCCTAGCAACATCCAGGGTGACCAGGGAGCCCGCAAGGATGAGTGATCCAGTTTTTAGAAGAGCCTTGAAAGACAAAAATTTACATAATGCCTTAGAAGATATAAGCCGACAGTTAGGTCTAACTAAAGCACAGGTAGCAGTATCATGGATAAATATCAAAGGAATCGATCCTGTTGTCGGCATACGTAAACCAGAGCATGTAGAAGATTTGGCCAAGATAAAAGATTACACTCTACCAGAATGGGCTGTAAGGAAACTGGATCAAGTGTCTATGCAATATATTAATGCTTGGGGGACGAGGTACAAAGTGCTGGGGAAAATGAGATATATCCCTGGATTGCTTCAACATCTCTCCATACGAGTGTTAGGTGGAGTATAG
- a CDS encoding KaiC domain-containing protein codes for MKRVSTGVPSLDKLIAGGIPEGFMVAAVGEPGTGKTIFSIHFANQGVLEEGKVIYVTTEESRESIIRQAGMFGFDFSTAIKEGKMVIIDALMKGAEDLWSLQDLTVEALIDKIIEAKKYLGYGHARLVIDSMSAFWLDKPAMARKYSYQVKRTLYKWGFTILATSQYAITTEKGFGFGIEHVADGIIRFSRHIHNSRLDRMLLVEKMRQTPHDLRVWIIDVRDKRGLVLVKPAGLTRGELYYRGEEK; via the coding sequence ATAAAGAGAGTCTCAACAGGTGTGCCCAGCCTGGATAAACTCATAGCTGGGGGAATACCTGAAGGATTCATGGTTGCAGCAGTAGGTGAGCCTGGTACCGGGAAAACAATATTCTCCATACACTTTGCAAACCAAGGAGTACTCGAAGAGGGGAAAGTAATCTATGTCACCACGGAGGAGAGCAGAGAGAGCATTATAAGGCAAGCAGGGATGTTCGGATTCGACTTCTCTACAGCTATTAAGGAGGGTAAAATGGTTATTATAGATGCTTTAATGAAGGGAGCCGAGGACCTATGGAGTCTCCAAGACCTTACGGTAGAGGCTCTAATAGACAAGATTATAGAGGCTAAAAAGTACCTTGGATACGGTCATGCCCGCCTGGTTATTGATAGTATGAGCGCCTTCTGGCTCGATAAACCGGCAATGGCGAGGAAGTACAGCTACCAAGTCAAGAGGACCCTGTACAAGTGGGGTTTCACGATACTCGCAACAAGCCAGTACGCTATAACCACTGAGAAAGGCTTCGGGTTCGGCATAGAGCATGTCGCTGACGGGATAATCAGGTTCAGCAGGCATATACATAACTCGAGGCTGGATAGAATGCTGTTGGTAGAGAAGATGAGGCAAACACCTCATGATCTCAGAGTATGGATTATAGATGTAAGGGATAAGAGGGGCCTCGTACTCGTCAAACCTGCTGGGCTTACCCGCGGGGAGCTCTATTACAGAGGAGAGGAGAAGTAA
- a CDS encoding right-handed parallel beta-helix repeat-containing protein — protein MYKTFEKTIAILALAILLISILPGVPLTKLNTVAQGPTVITSLPYDITTPGTYILESDLTTSTYGINVTVENVTIIGNGHTIIGSGSDDGIKIDGIEGNVTIENIRIKGFENGIYVNDVTSLGDKYAYAGIVIKKATIEDTDYGIEIDNVYYYGGVIIDNVKINNSASVGIDIYDDYGIIISNSYINGSGTLDAGVGIYNTYGVYINNVTVSNTHYAGFDLSSAGEVAIVNSRVTNSNAYSGVSIYSSGDVLVLNTESTNNDQHGFLVKRSDTVYIVSCNASYNGLYGVYIYSDYSGRHTQDVYLKNSYIANDSNGGVYVGSYTGNVNITYNQIAMNDGYGVGIDTSYTNIYVNHNVFWENNNSPQAYDTNSVGEWSNNYWSDLNGTTYGFNGNSDNSPLTAPLYDVDVTNVTIPSSTVTGVVPVTATLNNPSFADSGNINVTLYWSEPPVFEKTAFTWIHVDPNSATTVSYGDILTDYGNYTLLDEDDGYFVYKLPWPIKVFGYNYTYISITTNGYIELLSTNQSSLQYSYSVHVWGYHRTNPSEETYGSGVTTLFAYSGDLYESSNSFASVFNMGDKIVIAFNGTTYEDEDDVHAPVQFQIILYRNGDIVVSLGNITYTKLDGDGFTGLYFQPIGMEITAGYMLPQYTSYVIDTPLHKVGSANVSVNAGEEKNVRIMWDTTNLPHYSPYALWVTATTGSGESNPVNNQLFYPVVVNVHPAVNVGGELVNHSHNTLGSSGIILITVSIASIAAALILWRKQF, from the coding sequence GTGTATAAAACATTCGAAAAAACAATAGCCATCCTTGCATTAGCAATACTACTCATCAGCATACTACCTGGCGTACCGTTAACCAAACTAAATACTGTAGCCCAGGGACCAACAGTCATAACATCACTACCCTACGATATAACCACACCTGGAACCTACATACTAGAATCAGACCTCACAACCAGCACATACGGAATAAACGTAACAGTGGAAAACGTCACGATAATCGGCAATGGACACACGATAATAGGGTCTGGAAGCGATGACGGCATAAAAATAGATGGAATAGAGGGCAATGTTACAATCGAGAACATAAGAATCAAGGGATTTGAGAATGGCATTTACGTCAATGACGTAACAAGCTTAGGCGATAAATACGCCTATGCAGGCATTGTCATTAAAAAAGCTACGATTGAGGACACTGACTACGGTATAGAAATAGATAATGTATACTATTATGGCGGCGTAATCATTGATAATGTGAAAATTAACAATTCCGCTAGTGTTGGAATAGATATATATGATGATTATGGCATAATTATATCGAACTCATATATAAACGGTTCAGGTACACTAGATGCTGGTGTAGGCATATATAATACCTATGGGGTCTACATCAATAATGTCACTGTTTCCAACACTCATTACGCTGGTTTTGATCTATCCAGTGCTGGTGAAGTAGCAATAGTCAACTCGAGAGTCACTAATAGTAATGCATACAGCGGTGTATCAATATACAGTTCTGGGGATGTCTTGGTATTAAACACAGAGTCAACAAACAACGACCAGCACGGATTCTTAGTAAAACGCTCAGATACTGTTTACATTGTATCATGTAATGCATCATACAACGGATTATATGGAGTGTATATATATAGTGATTATAGTGGTCGCCATACCCAGGACGTGTACCTGAAAAACAGTTACATAGCAAACGATAGTAATGGCGGGGTCTACGTAGGATCTTATACAGGGAATGTAAATATAACGTACAATCAGATAGCTATGAATGATGGATATGGAGTTGGCATCGATACCTCGTATACGAATATATATGTTAATCATAATGTTTTCTGGGAGAACAATAATTCACCTCAAGCATATGATACTAATAGTGTTGGTGAATGGAGCAACAATTACTGGAGTGACCTAAACGGAACAACATACGGTTTCAATGGAAACTCTGATAATTCACCGCTAACCGCTCCACTATACGACGTGGATGTTACCAATGTAACTATACCATCATCCACGGTAACTGGAGTTGTTCCCGTAACTGCAACATTAAATAACCCATCATTCGCAGATTCCGGGAACATAAACGTCACGCTTTACTGGAGTGAACCACCGGTTTTCGAGAAGACAGCATTCACTTGGATACATGTCGATCCAAACAGTGCTACTACGGTTAGTTATGGAGATATTCTTACAGACTACGGAAACTATACACTTCTGGACGAGGATGACGGTTACTTCGTGTATAAATTACCGTGGCCTATCAAAGTTTTCGGCTACAACTACACGTATATAAGTATAACAACCAACGGCTACATTGAACTACTATCTACCAACCAGTCATCCTTACAATACAGTTATAGCGTCCATGTATGGGGGTATCATAGGACAAATCCATCGGAAGAAACATATGGTTCAGGTGTAACTACACTATTCGCGTACTCCGGTGATTTATATGAGTCATCGAACTCTTTTGCCAGCGTCTTCAATATGGGAGATAAAATAGTAATAGCATTTAATGGAACAACCTATGAGGACGAGGATGACGTCCATGCTCCTGTGCAATTCCAGATAATATTATACCGCAATGGGGATATAGTTGTATCCCTAGGGAATATCACATATACTAAACTTGACGGTGATGGGTTCACTGGACTCTATTTCCAACCAATAGGCATGGAGATAACCGCGGGATACATGTTGCCTCAATACACGTCTTATGTTATTGACACCCCACTACACAAGGTAGGATCAGCTAACGTGTCAGTCAACGCTGGAGAAGAGAAGAACGTTAGAATAATGTGGGATACTACTAATCTCCCACACTACAGTCCCTATGCATTATGGGTTACTGCAACAACTGGTTCAGGCGAATCCAACCCGGTTAACAACCAACTATTCTACCCCGTGGTTGTTAATGTACATCCTGCAGTGAATGTAGGAGGAGAACTTGTAAATCATTCACATAATACTCTAGGAAGTAGCGGCATTATCCTCATAACAGTATCAATAGCATCAATAGCAGCGGCATTAATCTTATGGAGAAAACAATTTTAA
- a CDS encoding long-chain-fatty-acid--CoA ligase → MVLSENPPWRPGYNLLVKTIYDRGIDVFPNSEIVSRTSEGLLRFKYTETAERIRLLAGALESLGVKRLETVATLDWSTHWHYEAYFAIPMMGAVLHTVNIRLSPMELVHVMNNAEDKVAIIHKDFIPLISVVAENLKSLEHIIVVDSDEVPSKIAGKSVHHYEDLIKERGGGYQWPDDLVENLPAAMCHTGGTTGLPKGAYHTHRMIVIHAMSMALHLATFGRTLLSSRDVGLYIVPMFHVYSWGLPYSGTLLGIKQVFPSRLDVKVLLELVDKEGVTFTGGVPTILYMLLTHPDSEKYNLEGLTFITGGAALPRGLELLALKRGIRIVGGYGLTETAPAVALGEIPYWLAKDKNEGELLDIRQRVSGYPVPLMKIMVVDENHNPVPKDGKTMGEVILRSPWITPEYYKEPGKTASAWKDGWFHTGDIAVWYSDGSIHIEDRAKDLIKSGGEWISSLRLENAISTHPGVGEVTVIAAEHPKWQERPVALVVPKPEWKDKLSPDDVRKHLIENFIEKGVIPKWWLPDKILIVEELPKTSVGKINKRIVREKYRNILFQ, encoded by the coding sequence ATGGTTCTAAGTGAAAACCCTCCGTGGAGACCCGGATACAATCTCCTAGTAAAAACAATCTATGATAGGGGGATAGACGTTTTCCCCAACAGTGAAATAGTATCTCGGACATCCGAAGGCCTCCTAAGATTCAAGTATACAGAGACAGCTGAAAGGATAAGGCTCCTAGCTGGTGCCCTAGAATCCTTAGGTGTAAAGAGGCTTGAAACCGTGGCCACACTAGACTGGAGTACACACTGGCATTATGAGGCGTATTTCGCTATACCAATGATGGGAGCCGTCCTACACACAGTCAACATAAGGTTATCCCCTATGGAACTGGTTCACGTCATGAATAACGCTGAGGATAAAGTGGCTATTATACACAAGGACTTTATCCCCCTGATCAGTGTAGTAGCTGAGAACTTGAAGAGTCTAGAGCATATAATAGTAGTTGACTCTGACGAGGTCCCCTCGAAAATAGCGGGGAAATCAGTACACCATTATGAGGATTTGATAAAAGAGCGTGGAGGAGGATACCAGTGGCCCGATGACTTGGTCGAGAACTTACCTGCAGCTATGTGTCATACTGGTGGTACCACGGGGCTACCGAAAGGAGCATATCACACTCATAGAATGATCGTTATTCACGCCATGTCTATGGCCCTCCACTTAGCTACCTTTGGAAGAACACTACTGTCAAGCAGAGACGTCGGCCTCTATATTGTCCCTATGTTCCATGTATACAGCTGGGGCCTACCATACTCCGGTACATTACTAGGGATAAAGCAAGTCTTCCCTAGTAGGCTAGACGTAAAGGTGTTGCTAGAACTCGTAGATAAGGAGGGGGTAACATTCACCGGTGGAGTACCGACAATTCTCTATATGCTGCTAACACATCCTGACAGCGAAAAGTATAACCTGGAAGGCTTAACCTTCATAACTGGAGGAGCAGCACTGCCTAGGGGATTAGAATTACTGGCTTTAAAAAGAGGCATAAGAATAGTAGGAGGATACGGCCTAACTGAAACAGCCCCCGCTGTAGCATTAGGCGAGATTCCCTATTGGCTAGCCAAAGACAAGAATGAAGGAGAATTACTGGATATCAGGCAAAGAGTCTCAGGATATCCAGTACCATTGATGAAAATAATGGTTGTAGACGAGAACCACAATCCCGTACCTAAGGATGGTAAAACGATGGGAGAAGTAATTCTCAGGTCCCCATGGATAACCCCAGAATACTACAAGGAGCCTGGAAAGACGGCTTCAGCCTGGAAAGACGGTTGGTTCCACACAGGGGACATAGCAGTATGGTATTCCGATGGATCTATCCACATCGAGGACAGAGCAAAGGACTTAATCAAGAGCGGTGGTGAATGGATAAGTAGTCTCCGCCTGGAGAACGCTATAAGCACTCATCCTGGAGTAGGTGAAGTCACTGTAATAGCGGCTGAACATCCTAAATGGCAGGAAAGGCCTGTTGCACTAGTGGTTCCGAAACCGGAATGGAAGGATAAACTCAGCCCCGACGATGTGAGGAAGCATCTGATAGAGAACTTCATTGAAAAGGGAGTAATACCGAAGTGGTGGCTACCGGATAAGATCCTTATAGTTGAAGAGCTTCCAAAGACTAGTGTCGGAAAAATAAACAAGAGAATAGTCAGGGAAAAATACCGTAATATCCTCTTCCAATAA
- a CDS encoding enoyl-CoA hydratase/isomerase family protein gives MPIVVERDGLISWIIIDRVDSGNSLDEPHLRELADKIKLECEEPSTRVIVLTGKGDRFFTTGVDLVSTSRVRGLDDAWKLMYEGLGGVCLSITACKKPVIAAINGHAIGAGMELLNAVDLAVTVRRAKFSSPAARWGMVPPGTPTLGPFLLGAKHAAMIALTGRTFTAEEVKQMGFINIIVDNLDELKQEVRKLAEDIAMGEPFAITETRRLLASARLHFWVDRGLRALAESTARPVVAERASEFLEGKRVVEK, from the coding sequence ATGCCTATTGTAGTTGAAAGAGATGGCCTCATCTCCTGGATAATAATAGACCGGGTTGATTCTGGTAATAGTCTAGACGAGCCGCACCTTAGGGAGCTTGCTGATAAGATAAAGTTAGAGTGTGAGGAGCCTTCGACTAGAGTCATAGTGCTAACAGGTAAAGGCGACCGCTTCTTCACTACCGGAGTCGACCTGGTATCTACCAGTCGTGTTAGAGGATTAGATGATGCTTGGAAACTCATGTATGAAGGATTAGGCGGCGTATGCCTCTCAATAACTGCCTGCAAGAAACCCGTTATAGCAGCTATAAACGGCCACGCTATTGGTGCTGGTATGGAATTGTTGAACGCTGTGGATTTAGCTGTTACTGTTAGGAGGGCAAAGTTTAGCAGTCCTGCAGCTAGATGGGGAATGGTGCCCCCCGGAACCCCTACACTAGGCCCATTCCTATTAGGCGCTAAGCATGCAGCAATGATAGCCTTGACTGGCAGAACATTCACGGCAGAGGAAGTTAAGCAAATGGGATTCATCAATATAATTGTCGATAACTTGGATGAGTTAAAGCAGGAGGTAAGAAAGCTAGCTGAGGACATAGCTATGGGAGAGCCTTTCGCTATTACTGAGACAAGAAGGCTCCTAGCATCTGCTAGGCTGCACTTCTGGGTTGACCGCGGGTTAAGGGCTTTAGCTGAGTCGACTGCAAGGCCTGTAGTGGCTGAGAGAGCTAGCGAGTTCCTAGAGGGAAAGCGTGTAGTGGAGAAATAA